The sequence CTTGCAATTCACGACGATATAAAACAAAAAGGCATCCCAATATAATCATTTGTATACCTAAGAATCTATTACCGTAGTAAGCAAGCATCATTTGGACAATCAATAGCAAATATGTCGCAAGTTCTTTGGGCAAATTATTCTTTATTCGTATATATTTAATCATGATATTATACCGTATTGCCCAAACAAGAGTAAAACCCACTGCTGTTGCAAGGGCTGCACCATAACCGCCAAGTTTCGGGATAAACAGAAAATTGCCTGCTGAATTGATCATTGCCCCAACCATTGCAGTATGGGCAATAATTTTTGTTTCCTTAATTGCTACAAATATATGTTCACAAGCAAGTGAAAGTTGGCTCATACACGCCGCAATTAAGAGTGGGGGTACAAATTTCCATGCCACATAAAAATCTTTTGCAAAAAGAAGCTGGGCAAGGGGAATGTTAAAAACCATAATTATCGAACAACATGCAACCATCCCAAAACTGATTGCAGAATAACTATTTCCTAGGAAATGATCTGAATCCTGTGAATCGAATTCTTTAATTGCAGAGATGGAAAATGCTTTTGCTATTACATTTCCCAAAACAGAAAGAATTGTTGGGATTTTATAAGCCACAGCAAGGACACCTGTAGCAGATACTCCACAAAAAAAGGTCAAAACGAACTTATCTAATGAATCATTAATCCACCAGGATAGCGCACTAAATATCATTGGAATACTAAAATATATCATTTCTTTTCTAAAGACGCTGTCAGCAAAACCTATACGCACGTAAAGGAAGAGCCTAGCCCCAAAGAAAAGCAGTAAGACACTTGCTGCAGAACCAATTGAATTTGCCATTAAATAACCAAAAATTCCTAAATTTAAAACTAACAAGAATAGAAGATTGCAACAAATATTAATTACTATCGCTACAACACTACTGACTGTTAATATTTTGATCTCATTAATTCCACGACAAAAGTAAGAAAAAATATTATTCAAGGCACCTAAAAAATAACTAATGATAATGAACAACAGATAGATCCAGTTTAATGGAAAAACGTCCAGCATTTTTAGACAAATGCATCCAACAATTAACACTGCTCCACCAATAAAAGATATTGTTATACCCACGCCAAATACATCACACTTATCGTATCTATTATCCATGGCATAACGCATAACTGCATCTTGCACTTGTAATGTCAAAATCGGCAATACAAGTTGAACTACATTCGTCAATAAATCAACAGTGCCATAATCTGCCGTAGAGAGACAGCTTGTATATAAGGGAACCATAAAAAAGGATAAAACACGCGGCAAAAATCCGGCCAAAAAAAAGAGACCTATGTTCTTGATAAGATAACTATACTTTTCCTTCATTATGTTTGAATCCGTCTTTCTTAAGTAAATCCATAACCATTTCCGTATTTGCCCTATGTTTAATAATCAACCGAGTTTGTTAGCTAATCCAAGCTTTTTAAGCATATATAACACTGTGTTTTTTAATCCTATAGTACTAATTTTTTTCTTAACTCTAAACGGGAAATCAATTATACGTGTAATTATGGAAGCACATTTCTGTCCAATAAGTCTTCCTAACTTTCTTTCAATATTATGATACATAATTTCTTCTTTTTGCTTCCAGGACATCTGATAATGGTGTATTGATCGTGTATTATTTGTAATTTTTGTATCTCCCGTAAAGTAATCCATAGGACAAAAATACTCTTTCGGGTATATATAAATACCCTTCACACATTGTATTCCCTCTCGATTAGTCAATCCATGATGTTGGAGTATTTGGGTTGTGTGCTTAACAATTGTTGTCTGATTTAATGACCCATCGGCATTTCTAAAGTGTATATCATTATAATACTCAAGTATTGCTCCATATAAGTAATTGCGCTTTTCAGCTGCTAACCCCAGGCCTGGAGCTACAGTTCCAGGTACACTATCTGCCATATCTACTTCGAATCCCATAAAAGGCCCCCGCGACACAAGATCATCAATGTTTCCGATTAGTTCAACATCTGTGTCAAAATACAACCCGCCTTCATGAAACAAAATCCAAAACCGCGCATAGTCGCTTACAAAAGCCCATTTTTTGGCCTCGTAAGCCTCCTTTACATAGTCACA comes from Desulfosporosinus meridiei DSM 13257 and encodes:
- a CDS encoding oligosaccharide flippase family protein produces the protein MKEKYSYLIKNIGLFFLAGFLPRVLSFFMVPLYTSCLSTADYGTVDLLTNVVQLVLPILTLQVQDAVMRYAMDNRYDKCDVFGVGITISFIGGAVLIVGCICLKMLDVFPLNWIYLLFIIISYFLGALNNIFSYFCRGINEIKILTVSSVVAIVINICCNLLFLLVLNLGIFGYLMANSIGSAASVLLLFFGARLFLYVRIGFADSVFRKEMIYFSIPMIFSALSWWINDSLDKFVLTFFCGVSATGVLAVAYKIPTILSVLGNVIAKAFSISAIKEFDSQDSDHFLGNSYSAISFGMVACCSIIMVFNIPLAQLLFAKDFYVAWKFVPPLLIAACMSQLSLACEHIFVAIKETKIIAHTAMVGAMINSAGNFLFIPKLGGYGAALATAVGFTLVWAIRYNIMIKYIRIKNNLPKELATYLLLIVQMMLAYYGNRFLGIQMIILGCLFVLYRRELQDLTRKLFVRLFSLGRHISNP
- a CDS encoding glycosyltransferase family 32 protein; amino-acid sequence: MIPKVIHYCWFGGNPLPELTMRCIESWKKYCPDYVIKEWNESNFKIDCCDYVKEAYEAKKWAFVSDYARFWILFHEGGLYFDTDVELIGNIDDLVSRGPFMGFEVDMADSVPGTVAPGLGLAAEKRNYLYGAILEYYNDIHFRNADGSLNQTTIVKHTTQILQHHGLTNREGIQCVKGIYIYPKEYFCPMDYFTGDTKITNNTRSIHHYQMSWKQKEEIMYHNIERKLGRLIGQKCASIITRIIDFPFRVKKKISTIGLKNTVLYMLKKLGLANKLG